A single Nicotiana tabacum cultivar K326 chromosome 5, ASM71507v2, whole genome shotgun sequence DNA region contains:
- the LOC107791608 gene encoding uncharacterized protein LOC107791608, with protein sequence MDEYSSKRAVNGLYVPRRGLRDIADSRDENVQLCSRYGCSSRLNSMKSLQVRSTEKPRPLKPSFTSSNGKDVVGSSSRTSSNARKSLKESHRKSFSHVGNDQSETTCLHGEPDVSDHMKSSKAQQPQFDSVMRDTGSSKIILTEVGGSSGASSSSKPRRLFSPKYSNQNSPVGSSVSSSSKAIGTGTRGTSSGAGYVPRNLKYNSGSDVSSTTDSRFSRRDMVKRRNSEGESSSSSKGKKVSGASPKEGDVIRPTRGGITISDSRGSKNFDVRVDNRAVSVRTRRSMNVPRLRDSIRDSSSQPESLNLSLQSSSQFFSDASSSDSSAYSFPGNDVEDFPAEVHGTSADLGINQLINRDALQRYNMDGVAQVLVALERMEQDEELTYEQLLVLETNLFLGGLNFYDQHRGMRLDIDNMSYEELLALEERMGSVSTALPEEALSKCLQKSIYQAMPSEIGEFGSDGNEDEIKCTICQEEYMIGDEIGRLECDHGYHVECVQQWLRHKNWCPICKSSASPSQPSTTPS encoded by the exons ATGGATGAATATTCGAGCAAAAGAGCTGTTAATGGGCTTTACGTTCCCAGAAGAGGTTTGAGGGACATAGCCGACAGCAGGGATGAAAATGTTCAGTTGTGCTCCCGATATGGATGCAGCAGCCGACTCAACTCTATGAAGAGCCTGCAAGTTAGAAGTACAGAGAAACCAAGACCTCTCAAGCCTTCTTTCACTTCTTCAAATGGAAAAGACGTTGTTGGGAGTTCATCTAGAACATCGTCTAATGCTAGAAAGTCACTCAAGGAATCCCACAGGAAATCTTTTTCTCACGTAGGAAATGATCAATCAGAAACTACTTGTTTACATGGTGAGCCTGATGTTTCAGACCACATGAAGTCATCAAAAGCGCAGCAACCCCAATTCGATTCAGTAATGCGAGATACTGGATCAAGTAAAATTATATTGACAGAAGTAGGTGGCTCTAGTGGAGCTTCATCAAGCAGTAAACCTCGTAGACTATTTAGTCCGAAGTATTCCAATCAAAATAGTCCAGTAGGTTCCTCTGTTTCTTCATCATCGAAGGCAATTGGCACAGGGACAAGGGGAACTTCTAGTGGGGCTGGATATGTGCCGAGAAATCTAAAATACAATTCAGGATCAGATGTCTCTTCAACGACAGATTCAAGATTTAGTAGAAGGGACATGGTAAAAAGAAGGAACTCAGAAGGTGAAAGCAGTTCATCCTCTAAAGGGAAGAAAGTAAGTGGGGCATCACCAAAAGAAGGAGATGTCATTCGTCCAACTCGTGGTGGTATCACAATTTCTGATTCAAGGGGTAGTAAAAACTTCGATGTTAGGGTGGATAATCGTGCTGTATCAGTTAGGACTCGTAGGTCAATGAATGTGCCTAGGTTAAGGGATTCAATACGAGATTCATCATCTCAGCCCGAATCTCTAAATCTCAGTCTGCAGTCATCAAGTCAGTTTTTCTCAGATGCCTCTTCGAGCGATTCCAGTGCTTATAGTTTTCCTGGAAATGATGTTGAAGATTTCCCAGCTGAGGTGCATGGGACTTCAGCAGACCTAGGCATCAACCAATTAATAAACCGTGACGCCTTGCAGCGATATAACATGGATGGAGTTGCTCAG GTACTGGTGGCACTTGAGAGAATGGAACAAGATGAAGAGTTAACATACGAG CAACTACTTGTGTTGGAGACCAACTTGTTTCTTGGTGGCCTTAACTTCTATGACCAGCATAGAGGCATGAGACTGGATATAGACAATATGTCCTATGAG GAATTATTAGCTCTTGAGGAGAGGATGGGCAGTGTTAGCACAGCTCTACCAGAGGAGGCATTGTCAAAGTGCCTCCAGAAAAGCATATATCAGGCTATGCCTTCAGAAATAGGGGAATTTGGTAGCGATGGGAATGAAGATGAGATCAAATGCACTATTTGccag GAGGAGTATATGATTGGAGATGAAATAGGAAGGTTGGAATGTGACCATGGTTATCATGTGGAGTGTGTACAACAGTGGTTGAGGCACAAGAATTGGTGTCCTATATGCAAATCTTCAGCATCTCCATCACAGCCATCTACAACACCATCTTAG